The following is a genomic window from Nitrospirota bacterium.
CAGACCGCATAAAGCGGGTCATTGGATTACTGGGGATTACTGGGTATTACTGGGTATTACAGTAAAAACTGTCCGCCGGTTAACATAGCGACTGCTAAAACCAGTGTAATTACTGCGTGGGCGATAAAAGCCTTCTTTTCATCTCTTTCCATTGTATTTTTTCCTCCTTTCGTTTTTCTTTCTTATTGGTTAGTACCTTATTTATTTTCTTTATGAATAAATTATATCTATTATGGATTAAGGGGGAATTAAAGGTCAGTGTTAGTTGACAGTAAGATTTCATATTGCTATTCTAACCTCGATAAATCAAGGTAAGAAGGAATACTGTAGACGGCAAGGGAGGTGATTTAATATGAAGCTCAAGGTAGTCGTACACAACGCAGAAGAAGGAGGATTTTGGGCCGAGGTTCCTTCTATCCCCGGATGTCATACTCAAGGAGATACATGGGACGAGTTACTTCAGAATATTTATGAAGCAATAGAGGCATGTTTATCAGTTGACTTAGAAAACATTGAACTAAAGCCGGAAGACTGAGTAATGGAAATTGCTGTATGAAAAGCATATCAGGAAGGGATTTGTGCAAGATTCTGGAGAAAAAAGGCTGGCAATTGAAAAAGGTACACGGCAGTCATCATGTGTATATGATGACCGGCAGAAAAGAACGAATCAGTATCCCTGTTCTCGGGAATAAAGATTTAAAGATTGGGATGTTACGCTCTATAATGAAGATTGCTGAAATAAGTGAAAATGAATTGTAAGGCATTGCAGGCTCAGCGAAGGAACTTAAAAAAGAATAGTAGTGAGTAGTAGCATAGTTCTGTAATTACGCATAGACTTACTTACCTGCTCTGCAATTATTGTCTTTGACAAGGTGGTAACACCAGTTTTTGGTTGTAAACTTATAATTCAAGACCTGCAGTCTATCCTTTAACCTATTTGAAAGGAGATAAAAATTTATGGCACATAAGGTGTATAGTTGCATCGTAAAAGCTGTAAAAAGTGGGATTTTAAGAGAACCATTTACGAAAGATGATTTTAGAAATGCTTGTCCAAATTTTGGTGAAGAACCTATAATGCTTTTTTAGACAAACATCGGAGAGGTAACCCCGGGGAAAATTCTGTAATGTTTGAAAAGATATCAGCTGGAAAATTTTAACTAATTAGGCCATTTAAATATGGTTTATGATTTTTTGCGTTCGGCACGGCCTCAAACTGAAAGGAATATGCTATGAATAAAAAAATACTGAAATTAGTAATAATCATTGC
Proteins encoded in this region:
- a CDS encoding type II toxin-antitoxin system HicB family antitoxin → MKLKVVVHNAEEGGFWAEVPSIPGCHTQGDTWDELLQNIYEAIEACLSVDLENIELKPED
- a CDS encoding type II toxin-antitoxin system HicA family toxin — its product is MKSISGRDLCKILEKKGWQLKKVHGSHHVYMMTGRKERISIPVLGNKDLKIGMLRSIMKIAEISENEL